One segment of Pontibacter akesuensis DNA contains the following:
- a CDS encoding glycoside hydrolase family 43 protein: MAKYKSLLKRACVATALALSSLATQAQDTFVNPILPGFYPDPSITRVGSDYYLITSTFSYYPGVPIFHSTDLVNWKQIGNILNRPEQLDTEGLGVSRGIFAPTIEHHDGTFYMVTTLIDNGGNFVVTAKNPAGPWSDPVWLPEASGIDPSLFFDESGKAYIIYNSEAPDNKPQYDGHRTIRMQEFDYKNLKTVGEPKILVNGGVDISKKPVWIEGPHIYKHNGYYYLMAAEGGTSVNHSEVILRSEKVDGPYIPDENNPILTQRHLPNDRPNPVSATGHADLVQTQNGDWWAIFLATRPYDTEDHYNIGRETFLAPVTWKDGWPIINAGNDLVQYSYTRPNLPENKGSDFPLNGNFTYREDFEESELPMYWIMLRTPQSDWYSLSQPKGSLTLEVRPEELTGKGNPSFVARRQQHLKGSASTKMQFQPTAENEFAGIAAFQGEKNHYALGKTRSRGKQVVQLRKADNTVLAEAPLSKKEGKNPLQLRIAFDGSKYSFYYATKEGSWKLLQDNVDGTYLSTRKAGGFVGTTLGVFATSQGKPSTAKATFNWFDYAGNDAIYNSAPASIK; the protein is encoded by the coding sequence ATGGCAAAGTATAAAAGCCTTCTCAAACGAGCCTGTGTGGCTACCGCCCTGGCACTAAGCTCGCTGGCAACTCAGGCACAGGATACGTTTGTGAATCCTATCCTTCCGGGTTTTTACCCGGACCCAAGTATAACCCGTGTAGGCAGCGATTATTATCTGATCACTTCCACGTTCTCCTACTACCCTGGTGTGCCTATTTTCCACAGCACCGACTTGGTAAACTGGAAGCAAATCGGAAACATACTAAACCGACCGGAGCAGTTAGACACGGAAGGGCTCGGCGTCTCGCGCGGGATTTTTGCTCCAACTATTGAGCACCACGACGGCACTTTTTACATGGTAACCACGCTGATTGACAATGGCGGTAATTTCGTGGTGACGGCCAAAAATCCGGCAGGGCCATGGTCAGACCCGGTGTGGCTGCCGGAGGCTAGTGGCATCGATCCTTCCTTGTTCTTCGACGAAAGTGGCAAAGCCTACATTATTTACAACAGCGAAGCGCCAGATAACAAACCCCAGTATGACGGCCACCGCACCATCCGCATGCAGGAATTTGATTATAAAAACCTGAAAACCGTGGGGGAGCCTAAAATACTGGTGAATGGTGGCGTAGATATTTCTAAAAAGCCTGTCTGGATTGAAGGGCCGCACATTTACAAGCATAACGGCTACTACTATCTGATGGCGGCTGAAGGCGGAACAAGCGTTAACCACTCGGAGGTAATTCTGCGCAGTGAAAAGGTAGATGGGCCATACATTCCGGACGAGAATAATCCCATACTTACACAGCGCCACCTGCCAAACGACCGTCCGAACCCTGTATCGGCCACGGGCCACGCCGACCTGGTGCAGACGCAGAACGGCGACTGGTGGGCTATTTTCCTGGCAACCCGTCCTTACGATACAGAAGACCACTACAACATTGGCCGCGAAACCTTTTTGGCTCCGGTTACTTGGAAAGATGGCTGGCCTATCATCAACGCGGGAAACGACCTGGTGCAATACAGCTACACGCGCCCGAATCTGCCGGAAAACAAGGGAAGTGATTTTCCGCTGAACGGCAACTTTACCTACCGGGAGGACTTTGAGGAAAGTGAGTTGCCTATGTATTGGATAATGCTGCGTACCCCACAGTCTGACTGGTACAGCCTGAGCCAGCCCAAAGGCAGCCTGACCCTGGAGGTGCGCCCGGAGGAACTTACCGGGAAAGGCAACCCCTCCTTTGTTGCCAGGAGACAGCAGCACCTGAAGGGGAGTGCCAGCACCAAAATGCAGTTTCAACCCACCGCCGAGAATGAGTTTGCGGGAATTGCGGCCTTTCAGGGAGAGAAGAACCATTACGCTCTTGGCAAGACACGCTCCAGGGGCAAGCAGGTGGTGCAGTTAAGGAAAGCCGATAATACGGTGCTTGCTGAAGCTCCGCTAAGCAAAAAGGAAGGCAAAAATCCGCTGCAGCTCAGAATTGCGTTCGACGGCAGCAAGTACAGTTTCTACTATGCCACCAAGGAAGGAAGCTGGAAACTACTGCAGGACAACGTGGACGGCACCTACCTGAGCACCCGCAAGGCGGGCGGTTTCGTTGGAACAACCCTGGGGGTGTTTGCCACCTCGCAAGGCAAGCCCTCCACAGCAAAAGCTACCTTCAACTGGTTTGACTATGCTGGCAACGATGCCATTTATAACAGCGCACCAGCCTCCATAAAGTAG
- a CDS encoding glycosyl hydrolase 115 family protein: MKMIRFPYTSPQDKPHQRHKLILTALAVFIISLVQPALAAVNDSTYISTFKTNGSFPLSVAGKSAPLFLSTGADEGVIRAAKDLQADLKRVTNVQPNLTVDKKAPKAKQVVLIGTLGQSPIIDKLVKNKKLDVSGISGKWETYLVQVVDKPMRGVDQALVIAGSDMRGTIFGIYDVSAEIGVSPWYYWADVPVKQQQNLYVKAGRHTDGEPKVKYRGIFINDEAPALAGWATEKFGGFNSKFYAHVFELILRLKGNYLWPAMWGRSIYDDDPKSPELADMYGVVIGTSHHEPLSRAHVEWERYGKGPWNYQTNKENLQDFWRKGIERMGDNESIVTIGMRGDGDEPMSEGSNIALLEKIVEDQRKIISEVTGKPASETPQIWALYKEVQDYYDKGMRVPDDVTLLLADDNWGNIRKLPKVGEKQHAGGYGVYYHFDYVGGPRNYKWINTNPLPRIWEQMHLAYKHDATRIWIVNVGDIKPMEFPTSFFLDYAWNPEKWPAERLDEYTKQWAAQQFPEQYAEEIAELLAKYGKYNSRRKPELLSPETYSLTNYREFETVVADYMALTEKAEQLYKAIPAEYKDAYFQLVLHPVKASANLNALYLTVAKNRLYARQGRAATNDMAKRAEALFALDQELSRIYNEDIADGKWSHMMDQTHISYTYWQQPEKDVLPEVKEIKLPAGAEMGVAIEGDTAWWPAAKGEAVLPELTPFGQQAYYIEVFNRGQAPFRYSVKTGADWLKVSQQQGTVQDQQRILVSADWKQAPKGVQRVPITITGPNGKRVVVQAVVNNPASLQAENVKGFVESNGYVAMEAANYSRAVGAEGVEWKVIADLGRTGSAVSPFPVTAASKQPGKNSPHLEYDLYLLNSGEVNVEVYASPTLNYNASEGLRYAIAIDDAAPQIINIHKDSKGNNSWDKWVADNINITESKHQVSKPGQHVLKIWMVDPGVVLQKIVVETEGGKPSYLGPPESTKATAGTAVK; encoded by the coding sequence ATGAAAATGATACGCTTCCCTTATACTTCGCCCCAGGACAAGCCTCATCAGAGGCACAAGCTAATTCTGACTGCGCTGGCCGTGTTCATAATTTCGTTGGTGCAACCAGCCCTGGCAGCCGTTAACGATTCCACTTACATCTCCACCTTTAAAACAAACGGCAGCTTTCCTCTTTCGGTAGCCGGTAAGTCTGCTCCTTTGTTTCTGAGCACGGGAGCGGATGAAGGCGTGATCAGGGCGGCAAAAGACCTGCAGGCGGATTTGAAGCGGGTAACCAATGTGCAGCCAAACCTGACGGTGGATAAGAAAGCGCCGAAGGCGAAGCAGGTGGTGCTGATTGGTACGCTTGGCCAAAGCCCCATAATCGATAAGCTGGTTAAAAACAAGAAGCTGGATGTGTCAGGCATTTCCGGTAAATGGGAAACGTACCTGGTGCAGGTGGTCGACAAGCCGATGCGCGGCGTGGACCAGGCCCTGGTAATTGCCGGCAGCGACATGCGCGGCACTATTTTCGGCATTTATGATGTGTCGGCAGAAATCGGCGTGTCGCCGTGGTATTACTGGGCGGATGTGCCGGTAAAGCAGCAGCAGAACCTGTATGTTAAGGCGGGGCGCCATACCGACGGCGAGCCGAAGGTTAAGTACAGGGGCATCTTCATCAACGACGAGGCACCAGCGTTGGCGGGCTGGGCTACCGAGAAATTTGGCGGCTTTAACTCTAAGTTCTACGCCCACGTGTTCGAGCTGATCCTTCGCCTGAAAGGCAACTACCTCTGGCCAGCCATGTGGGGCAGGTCTATTTATGATGATGATCCGAAAAGCCCGGAACTGGCAGATATGTACGGTGTGGTGATTGGCACCTCGCACCACGAGCCGCTATCGCGGGCACACGTGGAGTGGGAACGCTATGGTAAAGGCCCCTGGAACTACCAGACGAACAAAGAGAACCTGCAGGATTTCTGGCGCAAGGGCATTGAGCGCATGGGCGACAACGAAAGCATCGTAACCATAGGCATGCGCGGCGATGGCGATGAGCCGATGAGCGAAGGCAGCAATATTGCCCTGTTGGAGAAAATTGTGGAAGATCAGCGCAAGATCATTTCAGAAGTAACCGGTAAGCCAGCCTCTGAAACACCGCAGATATGGGCGCTCTACAAAGAGGTGCAGGACTACTACGACAAAGGAATGCGCGTGCCGGACGATGTAACGCTGCTTTTAGCTGACGACAACTGGGGGAACATCCGCAAGTTGCCGAAAGTGGGAGAGAAGCAGCATGCTGGCGGCTACGGCGTTTACTACCACTTCGACTACGTGGGCGGACCGCGCAACTACAAATGGATCAACACCAACCCGCTGCCGCGCATTTGGGAGCAGATGCACCTGGCCTACAAGCACGACGCCACCCGGATCTGGATCGTGAACGTAGGCGACATCAAGCCAATGGAATTCCCCACTTCCTTTTTCCTGGACTATGCCTGGAACCCGGAGAAATGGCCTGCAGAGCGCTTGGATGAGTACACGAAGCAATGGGCAGCGCAGCAGTTCCCGGAGCAGTATGCTGAAGAGATCGCCGAACTGCTCGCCAAGTATGGCAAGTATAACTCCCGACGCAAGCCGGAGCTTTTATCACCGGAAACCTACAGCCTGACTAACTACCGCGAATTTGAAACCGTGGTAGCTGATTACATGGCGCTGACAGAGAAAGCCGAGCAACTCTACAAAGCGATTCCGGCTGAGTATAAAGACGCGTACTTCCAGTTGGTGCTGCACCCGGTAAAAGCCAGCGCTAATCTAAACGCACTGTACTTAACGGTAGCCAAGAACCGCCTCTACGCCAGGCAGGGCCGCGCCGCCACAAACGATATGGCGAAAAGGGCAGAGGCGCTTTTCGCCTTAGACCAGGAACTCTCCAGAATCTACAACGAGGATATTGCTGATGGCAAATGGAGCCATATGATGGACCAGACGCACATCAGCTATACATACTGGCAACAGCCTGAGAAAGACGTGCTGCCCGAAGTAAAGGAGATTAAACTGCCTGCAGGTGCTGAAATGGGTGTTGCAATAGAGGGTGACACTGCCTGGTGGCCTGCCGCAAAAGGCGAAGCCGTTTTGCCGGAATTAACTCCCTTCGGACAGCAAGCGTACTACATCGAAGTGTTTAACCGCGGACAGGCGCCGTTCAGGTATTCCGTGAAAACGGGAGCCGATTGGCTGAAGGTAAGCCAGCAGCAGGGAACAGTGCAGGACCAGCAGCGCATCTTGGTTAGCGCCGACTGGAAGCAGGCACCGAAAGGAGTACAGCGTGTGCCCATCACCATCACTGGCCCGAACGGAAAGCGCGTGGTGGTGCAGGCGGTGGTGAACAACCCGGCTTCGCTGCAGGCTGAAAATGTAAAGGGCTTCGTGGAAAGCAACGGCTATGTAGCGATGGAGGCGGCGAATTATTCCCGTGCCGTAGGTGCTGAAGGCGTGGAATGGAAAGTTATAGCCGACCTGGGCCGCACAGGTTCAGCCGTGTCGCCTTTTCCGGTAACGGCAGCAAGCAAGCAGCCAGGCAAGAATAGCCCGCATTTGGAGTATGATCTGTATTTGCTCAACAGCGGTGAAGTTAATGTAGAAGTATACGCCTCGCCGACGCTAAACTACAACGCTTCGGAAGGACTGCGCTATGCCATTGCCATTGACGATGCCGCACCGCAAATCATCAACATCCACAAAGACAGCAAGGGCAATAACTCCTGGGACAAGTGGGTGGCTGATAACATCAACATAACCGAGTCGAAGCACCAGGTAAGCAAACCAGGGCAGCATGTGCTGAAAATATGGATGGTAGACCCGGGAGTAGTACTGCAAAAGATAGTAGTGGAGACAGAAGGAGGAAAACCCAGTTACCTGGGCCCGCCAGAAAGTACAAAAGCCACGGCAGGCACAGCAGTAAAATAA
- a CDS encoding MFS transporter, which produces MSAPLTTEPATERVKIGSYRWTICFLLFTATTINYLDRQVVGILKPVLEEQFSWTESDYAAIVTAFTASYALGMVVFGRIIDKIGTKMGYSLSIVVWSLAAMGHAIARTTFGFGVARAALGVGESGNFPAAIKAVAEWFPKKERALATGLFNSGANVGAIAAPLLVPWIVVNYGWEEAFIITGAVGFIWLIFWLIFYEIPSKQKRLGKGEFDYIHSDHDEAPAEDNEKPLKWGKLLFIRQTWVFIVGKFFTDPIWYFFLFWLPSYFSSTFELNLSSLGLPLAIVYTATTVGSIGGGYLSSYLIRKGMPVVRARKTAMLIIALLVVPIMLARYTSNMWVAVGLISLAAAAHQAWSANIFTTVSDMFPKRAVSSVVGIGGMAGSIGGALFPLFIGAVLDYYINLGNLGAGYNIIFTVCAFAYLLAWVLMHFLTPREKLVQL; this is translated from the coding sequence ATGAGCGCTCCCCTTACCACTGAACCAGCCACAGAAAGAGTAAAGATCGGTTCCTATCGCTGGACCATCTGCTTCCTCCTGTTCACGGCCACCACCATCAACTACCTCGACAGGCAGGTGGTCGGCATCCTGAAGCCCGTATTGGAAGAACAGTTCAGCTGGACGGAGAGTGACTATGCCGCCATCGTAACGGCTTTCACGGCTTCCTACGCGCTGGGCATGGTGGTATTCGGGCGGATTATCGACAAGATCGGGACAAAAATGGGCTATTCCCTTTCCATCGTGGTATGGAGCCTGGCCGCCATGGGGCACGCGATCGCCCGGACAACTTTCGGGTTCGGAGTGGCCAGGGCAGCGCTGGGTGTGGGCGAGTCAGGTAACTTTCCGGCTGCCATCAAAGCCGTGGCCGAGTGGTTTCCGAAAAAGGAGCGGGCGCTGGCGACAGGACTTTTTAACAGTGGCGCCAACGTGGGAGCCATCGCCGCCCCGTTACTGGTGCCCTGGATTGTGGTAAACTATGGCTGGGAAGAGGCTTTTATCATAACAGGAGCCGTCGGCTTTATCTGGTTAATTTTCTGGCTCATTTTTTATGAGATTCCCTCAAAGCAGAAGCGCCTGGGCAAGGGAGAGTTCGACTACATCCACAGCGACCATGACGAAGCTCCTGCCGAGGATAACGAAAAGCCGCTGAAATGGGGAAAGCTCCTCTTTATCCGCCAGACGTGGGTGTTTATTGTGGGGAAGTTCTTTACCGATCCGATCTGGTACTTCTTCCTGTTCTGGCTGCCTTCTTACTTCAGTTCCACTTTTGAGCTTAACCTTAGCAGTTTGGGCTTGCCGCTGGCCATCGTGTACACAGCCACTACGGTGGGAAGTATAGGCGGGGGATACCTGTCGTCTTACCTTATCCGAAAAGGAATGCCTGTTGTAAGAGCACGCAAAACAGCCATGCTTATCATCGCGCTGCTGGTGGTGCCGATCATGCTGGCCCGTTATACTTCCAACATGTGGGTTGCCGTTGGCCTAATCAGTCTGGCCGCCGCCGCGCACCAGGCCTGGAGTGCGAATATCTTCACCACGGTGTCTGATATGTTTCCGAAGCGTGCCGTGAGCTCTGTGGTAGGCATCGGTGGCATGGCAGGCTCAATAGGAGGGGCCTTGTTCCCGCTGTTTATTGGCGCTGTCCTCGACTACTACATCAACCTTGGCAACCTTGGCGCCGGCTACAACATTATCTTCACCGTCTGCGCATTTGCATACCTGCTGGCCTGGGTACTGATGCACTTCCTCACACCGCGTGAGAAGCTGGTGCAGCTGTAG
- the uxaC gene encoding glucuronate isomerase, which produces MNKDIRAEAAASKFLFPKQVKSFLKEDFLLQTDTARQLYHNYAKNLPIIDYHCHLSPEVIARNENFRNMTDIWLAGDHYKWRALRTLGVEEKYITGDASDEEKFVKWAEAVPYTLRNPLYHWAHMELKNPFGFNKLLSGENALEVYDACNELLREPQYTPQGLLKHFKVEMVGTTDDPVDNLAYHQQVAASSLQTKVLPSFRPDKSLNLIGGGSFRNYMQQLSEASGVQITSIDTLLEALEQRVNYFHTNGCRIADHGLSSLPVAKATSGKLEKVFAAVLAGDDTEAAPHQDEFCYFILKELCKMYHQRGWVQQFHLGALRNTNARMLQVNGPDTGYDSIGDQSQAATMAAFFNALETEGQLAKTIIYNLNPADNAAFATMVGNFQQSGIKGKMQFGSAWWFLDQLEGMTAQINALSSMGLISCFIGMLTDSRSFLSYSRHEYFRRLICNIFGNDVEQGLLPADIPWLGKMVQDICYYNAKNYFPA; this is translated from the coding sequence ATGAACAAAGACATACGAGCAGAGGCAGCGGCAAGCAAGTTCTTGTTTCCGAAGCAGGTGAAAAGCTTTTTGAAAGAGGATTTTCTGCTGCAAACGGACACGGCGCGCCAGTTATACCATAACTACGCCAAGAACCTTCCCATCATCGATTACCACTGCCACCTATCGCCGGAGGTAATTGCCCGGAACGAGAACTTCCGCAACATGACGGACATCTGGCTGGCCGGCGACCATTATAAATGGCGCGCGCTCCGCACGCTTGGCGTGGAGGAGAAGTATATTACGGGCGATGCCAGCGACGAGGAGAAGTTTGTAAAGTGGGCCGAGGCGGTTCCCTATACCTTACGAAACCCGCTCTACCACTGGGCGCACATGGAGCTGAAGAATCCTTTTGGCTTTAACAAGTTGCTTTCCGGTGAGAACGCGCTGGAAGTATACGATGCATGTAACGAACTGCTACGGGAGCCACAGTACACACCGCAAGGTTTGCTGAAGCACTTTAAAGTGGAAATGGTGGGCACCACCGATGACCCGGTGGATAATCTGGCGTACCATCAGCAAGTTGCCGCCTCCTCCTTGCAAACGAAGGTGCTGCCTTCTTTCCGGCCTGATAAATCACTGAACCTGATCGGAGGGGGGAGCTTTAGAAACTACATGCAACAGCTTTCCGAAGCCAGCGGCGTGCAGATTACAAGTATAGATACCCTGTTGGAGGCGCTGGAGCAGCGGGTAAACTACTTCCACACAAACGGGTGCCGTATTGCCGACCACGGTTTGTCGAGTCTTCCTGTGGCAAAAGCCACTTCGGGTAAGCTGGAGAAGGTGTTTGCAGCCGTGCTTGCCGGAGATGATACCGAAGCGGCTCCGCACCAGGATGAGTTTTGCTATTTTATACTTAAAGAACTGTGTAAGATGTACCATCAAAGAGGATGGGTGCAGCAGTTCCATTTGGGTGCCCTGCGCAACACCAACGCGCGCATGCTGCAGGTAAATGGCCCCGATACGGGTTACGACTCCATCGGCGATCAGTCACAAGCCGCTACAATGGCCGCTTTCTTCAATGCGCTGGAGACGGAGGGACAGCTAGCCAAGACCATCATCTACAACCTGAACCCGGCAGACAACGCCGCTTTCGCCACTATGGTAGGCAACTTCCAGCAAAGCGGCATCAAAGGCAAAATGCAATTTGGCTCGGCCTGGTGGTTCCTGGATCAGTTAGAGGGGATGACAGCGCAGATAAATGCCCTCTCCAGTATGGGGTTGATCAGCTGCTTTATCGGCATGCTCACCGACTCACGCAGCTTTCTGTCCTACTCGCGCCACGAGTATTTTAGAAGATTAATCTGCAATATTTTTGGCAATGACGTGGAGCAGGGCCTGCTGCCGGCGGATATTCCGTGGTTAGGCAAAATGGTGCAGGACATCTGTTACTACAACGCTAAAAACTACTTCCCGGCATAA
- the uxuA gene encoding mannonate dehydratase has protein sequence MALIQSWRWYGPNDPVSLQDVKQAGATGIVSALHHIPHGAVWPLEEIQERKNIIESAGLKWVVVESVPVHEAIKTRSADCEVYLENYRQTLRNLAACGIGTVCYNFMPVLDWTRTNLALELWNGAKALYFDWADLAVFDMFILKRAGAEQDYAESVVQQAKERFSSMSQQQLDELSEIIRMGVPMEGFITLEHLTESIAIYKNIGHEGLRENLAYFLESIMDVCEETGINMTIHPDDPPYAILGLPRIASSKEDLLYIINRVDRPASGICFCTGSLGAGRHNDPVDILRAVGHRVYFAHLRNVQKDEEGNFYESDHLAGDVDMYGVMKELVAINQKREQPIPFRPDHGHQMLDDLHKETNPGYSAIGRLRGLAELRGLEMGIERSI, from the coding sequence ATGGCATTGATACAAAGCTGGAGATGGTATGGACCCAACGATCCTGTTTCGCTGCAGGATGTGAAACAGGCAGGCGCAACGGGCATTGTAAGCGCCCTGCACCACATACCGCACGGAGCCGTGTGGCCGCTGGAGGAAATACAGGAGCGAAAGAATATCATTGAATCCGCCGGACTGAAGTGGGTGGTGGTGGAGAGCGTTCCGGTACACGAAGCGATAAAGACCCGCAGCGCTGATTGCGAAGTATACCTGGAGAATTACCGCCAGACCCTGCGCAACCTGGCTGCCTGCGGCATCGGTACCGTTTGCTATAACTTTATGCCCGTGCTCGACTGGACGCGCACCAACCTGGCGCTTGAGCTTTGGAATGGTGCTAAAGCCCTATACTTCGACTGGGCTGACCTGGCGGTTTTCGACATGTTCATTTTGAAAAGAGCAGGTGCTGAGCAGGATTATGCAGAATCGGTGGTGCAGCAGGCAAAGGAGCGATTCTCTTCTATGTCGCAGCAGCAGTTGGATGAACTAAGCGAAATTATCCGAATGGGGGTCCCGATGGAGGGATTCATTACGCTGGAGCACTTAACGGAGAGCATTGCCATCTATAAGAACATTGGCCACGAAGGTTTACGCGAGAACCTGGCCTATTTCCTGGAGTCCATCATGGATGTGTGCGAGGAGACGGGCATCAACATGACGATCCACCCGGACGATCCGCCTTACGCCATACTTGGTTTGCCCCGCATTGCCAGTTCCAAAGAGGATTTGCTTTACATCATCAACAGAGTCGATCGCCCGGCAAGCGGCATTTGCTTCTGCACCGGCTCGCTGGGCGCAGGCCGGCACAACGACCCTGTTGACATCCTCAGGGCGGTAGGACATCGTGTATACTTTGCGCACCTGCGCAATGTGCAAAAGGATGAAGAAGGTAACTTCTACGAGTCTGACCACCTGGCTGGCGATGTGGATATGTATGGCGTGATGAAAGAGCTGGTTGCCATCAACCAGAAACGCGAGCAGCCGATTCCTTTCCGCCCTGACCACGGCCACCAGATGCTCGACGACCTGCACAAAGAGACAAACCCGGGTTACTCGGCTATTGGAAGGCTGCGCGGGCTGGCTGAATTGCGCGGATTGGAAATGGGGATTGAGCGGTCAATTTAG
- a CDS encoding RagB/SusD family nutrient uptake outer membrane protein, which translates to MKFIKNKAFIGTAIMMALSLSSCEDILEEQPRSIYEPSFFKTETGVYGGVTSMYAHLRYIYGQAYYYNATETGTDEATYAQSADQNFKVMDISGQGEITSTDSRADVLWGAAFSNINTASGVIENASELGTVPAAVIAEARFFRAFDYFQLVQTFGGVPLDLGAGELKFNNNPVRYSVRNTVPEVYTKAIFPDLRQAVEELPANPRLTGGATQTLARLFLAKAYLTYGWWLLNPDNIPTYPETSRTDPDGHNAQWYFQQAYDVAINGIQNPGPFGLMPTYYDVHVGTNDRNPEILLYADHTETSEFYNGASLTWSNGGAPENFAVWMMTWNYTNIRSALDPNWTNKVSSVQRAAEQHLGRPWTRMAPTIGVITNTFADKTNDSRYDGTFATVYRGNWPKGGVNAPVVYNANNLPVNPGEPILTFLDEQPATPINYPTGAGKNNIGAGELPGRSDFVIGPRDISRIVYPGLWKMGTYRTDNGDGLGQPNAASTRPFNIAKFSELYFVAAEAAVMGANTQAGYSARELINVIRARAGKWRYDNNGNSVKVEDHSAEMVAATPATIDINYILAERSREYYGEGYRWFDLTRTQMWEELAGTYQIAGNNYGDHTPQTITRNIQPYHYLRPIPQIQLDRMDMTPAEKAAYQNPGYN; encoded by the coding sequence ATGAAATTCATAAAAAATAAAGCTTTCATAGGAACAGCCATCATGATGGCACTGTCCCTGTCTTCCTGCGAGGACATTCTGGAAGAACAGCCACGCAGCATTTACGAGCCCAGCTTTTTCAAAACCGAGACAGGTGTTTACGGAGGGGTGACATCCATGTATGCGCACCTGCGCTACATATACGGCCAGGCCTACTACTATAACGCCACCGAGACCGGTACCGATGAGGCTACCTACGCGCAGAGTGCGGACCAGAACTTCAAGGTGATGGATATTTCAGGCCAGGGAGAGATTACTTCCACTGATAGCCGTGCCGATGTGTTGTGGGGAGCCGCGTTCTCTAACATCAATACTGCCAGCGGCGTTATTGAAAATGCATCCGAACTGGGAACTGTACCGGCCGCGGTAATTGCCGAGGCAAGGTTCTTCCGCGCATTCGATTACTTCCAGCTGGTGCAAACGTTCGGTGGTGTGCCGCTGGACCTGGGTGCGGGGGAGTTGAAGTTTAACAATAACCCTGTAAGGTACTCTGTGCGCAATACTGTGCCGGAGGTGTATACAAAGGCTATTTTCCCGGATCTGCGGCAAGCGGTAGAAGAGTTGCCGGCAAACCCGCGCCTTACCGGCGGCGCAACACAAACGCTTGCGCGCCTCTTTCTGGCAAAAGCATACCTGACCTATGGCTGGTGGCTGCTAAACCCGGATAACATTCCTACCTATCCGGAGACATCCAGAACTGATCCTGACGGGCATAATGCGCAGTGGTACTTTCAGCAGGCATACGATGTGGCCATTAACGGCATCCAGAATCCAGGGCCTTTCGGCCTGATGCCAACCTACTATGATGTACACGTGGGCACTAACGACCGTAACCCGGAAATACTGCTTTATGCGGACCACACCGAGACTAGCGAGTTCTATAACGGAGCCAGCCTTACCTGGAGTAATGGTGGTGCCCCCGAGAACTTTGCCGTGTGGATGATGACCTGGAACTACACCAACATCCGAAGCGCACTGGACCCGAACTGGACAAATAAAGTAAGCTCTGTTCAACGTGCCGCAGAACAACACCTGGGGCGTCCGTGGACACGTATGGCTCCGACCATTGGCGTAATCACCAACACCTTTGCCGACAAAACAAATGACTCCCGCTACGACGGTACTTTTGCCACAGTTTACCGGGGCAACTGGCCGAAAGGTGGTGTGAATGCACCAGTTGTTTATAACGCAAACAATCTGCCGGTTAATCCAGGTGAGCCAATCCTGACTTTCCTGGATGAGCAACCAGCAACACCTATAAACTACCCTACTGGAGCAGGTAAAAACAACATTGGTGCAGGAGAACTACCCGGAAGATCTGACTTCGTGATAGGGCCCCGTGATATCAGCAGGATCGTGTATCCAGGCCTTTGGAAGATGGGTACCTACCGCACCGATAACGGCGACGGACTGGGACAGCCAAACGCCGCCAGCACCCGTCCTTTCAACATTGCCAAGTTCTCGGAGCTATACTTTGTAGCAGCCGAAGCAGCCGTGATGGGAGCCAATACACAGGCTGGCTACAGCGCCAGAGAGTTGATTAATGTGATTCGTGCACGTGCCGGTAAGTGGCGCTACGACAACAACGGAAACTCTGTTAAAGTGGAAGATCACAGCGCCGAGATGGTTGCTGCCACGCCGGCAACAATAGATATCAACTATATTCTGGCAGAACGCTCGCGTGAGTACTACGGTGAAGGTTACCGCTGGTTTGACCTGACCCGCACCCAAATGTGGGAAGAACTCGCCGGCACCTACCAGATTGCCGGTAACAACTACGGGGACCATACGCCGCAAACGATAACGCGCAATATCCAGCCCTACCATTACCTGCGCCCTATTCCACAAATCCAGTTGGATAGGATGGATATGACCCCTGCTGAAAAAGCAGCTTACCAAAACCCAGGATACAATTAA